The following proteins come from a genomic window of Lolium rigidum isolate FL_2022 chromosome 5, APGP_CSIRO_Lrig_0.1, whole genome shotgun sequence:
- the LOC124652003 gene encoding uncharacterized protein LOC124652003, which translates to MPNAENKLFRMTSADANIAALHKEWDDARCPICMDHPHNAVLLLCSCHDKGCRSYICDTSYRHSNCLDRYRKMKVNHMDSSSQPSSSLPRDTSNQTVEQRSRFGLNRESSRLLIDVPEFREDLGHQHVIHSSAVISGQHEATNHNQEPNLTLEAHHGEGSEPAESAEASSFNQLICPLCRGAVKCWEIIKDARQYLDEKPRACSREGCAFSGTYGALRRHARRVHPKTRPADVDPSRRRAWHRLENQREYGDILSAIGSAMPGAAVFGDYAIEGGDMLLHDREGSGPSERSGSLLTTLLLFHMMSSSPVRSGDELRVASRGLRRQRRRYLWGENLLGIPYDDDEEDNLDEEVQRPRSRRRFRRSRSEERH; encoded by the coding sequence ATGCCAAATGCAGAGAACAAGTTGTTCAGGATGACAAGTGCAGATGCCAATATTGCTGCGCTGCACAAGGAATGGGATGATGCTCGGTGTCCAATTTGCATGGACCATCCCCACAACGCCGTTCTCTTGTTGTGCAGTTGTCATGACAAAGGATGCAGATCCTACATATGTGATACGAGCTATAGACACTCAAATTGCCTAGACAGGTACAGGAAAATGAAAGTGAACCACATGGACAGTTCATCACAGCCAAGCTCTTCCTTGCCCAGAGATACGAGTAACCAAACTGTTGAGCAGAGATCTCGTTTTGGTCTCAACAGAGAAAGCTCCAGACTGTTAATAGATGTACCCGAATTCCGTGAAGATCTAGGTCATCAACATGTCATTCACAGCTCTGCGGTCATATCAGGACAACATGAAGCAACTAACCATAATCAGGAACCAAATTTAACACTGGAAGCTCATCATGGAGAAGGAAGTGAGCCAGCGGAGTCAGCTGAGGCATCCAGCTTCAACCAATTGATATGCCCATTGTGTAGGGGTGCTGTCAAGTGCTGGGAGATCATCAAAGATGCCAGACAGTATTTGGATGAGAAGCCAAGAGCTTGCTCGAGGGAAGGATGTGCATTTTCTGGTACCTATGGCGCTCTACGTAGACATGCCAGGAGGGTCCACCCCAAAACAAGGCCTGCTGATGTGGACCCATCAAGACGCCGTGCGTGGCACCGCCTGGAGAACCAGCGGGAGTATGGTGACATACTGAGCGCAATTGGGTCAGCTATGCCTGGGGCTGCTGTGTTTGGAGATTATGCTATTGAAGGTGGTGAtatgttgttacatgaccgtgAAGGCAGTGGGCCAAGTGAACGAAGTGGTTCTTTGTTGACAACACTTTTACTATTCCACATGATGAGCAGTAGTCCTGTGAGATCAGGAGATGAGTTAAGAGTCGCATCAAGGGGCCTGAGAAGGCAGAGGCGACGCTATCTGTGGGGAGAAAACTTATTAGGTATCCCttacgatgatgatgaggaggataacctaGATGAAGAGGTTCAGAGGCCAAGGAGTCGCCGAAGGTTCAGAAGATCAAGGTCGGAGGAGCGGCACTGA